The following proteins come from a genomic window of Proteinivorax hydrogeniformans:
- the cls gene encoding cardiolipin synthase, producing the protein MSWLIGAIYLLNFISIITILFIERKKPSSAFGWILILTFLPIVGFILYPLIGKTLRPNQKKIFNLKKEFDNLYNERLQKKHLLSQNNLDNILDENMNQYEDLIRMNYNAVNSIYSQDNDITIFTQGKDKFDSLISDIENAKDTIHIVYYIINNDNLSKKIINLLTKKAKEGVEVRFLYDHVGSIFTPHKIFKELIKAGGHVHRFFPLTVRTYMRVNYRNHRKIAIIDGKIGYTGGMNIGDEYLGLHKRLNPWRDTHIRLTGSSVYTLQERFLMDWSYASNHKTDTDKETLQKFFPPIKPEGDTGVQILSSGPDVRGEQIKTAYIKMITSAKKSIYIQTPYFIPDDSLLDALEIAALSGVDVKIMLPAIPDKRFVYRATTSYIDDVLRHGIKVYLYNGFLHAKMLTIDGKVTSIGTANMDIRSFAHNFEINTLIFDSNLSKWCSKAFEEDMQKSKLVTRETYDSRGLGVKMLESISRLMSPLL; encoded by the coding sequence ATGTCTTGGTTAATTGGAGCTATCTACCTACTAAATTTTATATCAATCATTACCATCTTGTTTATCGAAAGAAAAAAGCCATCTAGCGCTTTTGGATGGATTCTTATACTGACATTCCTCCCAATAGTTGGGTTTATACTCTACCCTTTAATTGGCAAAACCTTAAGACCTAACCAAAAGAAGATATTTAACTTAAAAAAGGAGTTTGACAACCTTTATAACGAAAGGCTTCAAAAGAAACATCTGCTTTCACAAAATAATCTCGATAATATTTTAGATGAAAACATGAATCAATACGAAGACCTTATCAGAATGAATTATAATGCAGTTAACAGCATCTACTCCCAAGATAATGACATAACTATATTTACCCAAGGAAAAGATAAGTTTGACTCTTTAATTTCAGATATTGAAAATGCCAAAGATACTATTCACATTGTTTACTATATTATAAATAACGACAACCTAAGTAAAAAGATCATTAACTTACTCACCAAAAAGGCAAAAGAAGGTGTTGAGGTAAGGTTCTTATATGATCATGTAGGAAGCATTTTTACTCCTCATAAAATTTTTAAGGAATTAATTAAAGCAGGTGGACATGTGCACCGCTTCTTTCCTTTAACTGTACGCACGTATATGAGGGTTAACTACAGAAATCATCGTAAAATAGCAATCATAGATGGAAAAATTGGTTATACAGGTGGCATGAACATTGGAGATGAGTACCTAGGTCTACATAAAAGATTAAACCCATGGAGAGATACCCATATAAGGTTAACAGGTTCCTCTGTTTATACCCTCCAAGAAAGATTTTTAATGGATTGGTCTTATGCTTCAAACCATAAAACCGATACAGATAAAGAAACTTTGCAAAAGTTCTTTCCTCCTATAAAACCAGAAGGTGATACCGGCGTCCAAATCCTCTCTAGCGGTCCTGACGTAAGAGGTGAGCAGATAAAAACTGCCTATATTAAAATGATAACCTCCGCTAAAAAATCTATTTACATACAAACTCCTTACTTTATACCCGATGACTCACTTTTAGATGCATTAGAGATTGCTGCTCTTTCAGGCGTTGATGTAAAAATAATGCTCCCTGCAATTCCTGATAAAAGGTTCGTTTACCGAGCTACAACATCGTATATCGATGATGTTTTGCGACATGGTATAAAAGTTTACTTGTATAACGGTTTTCTTCACGCCAAAATGCTGACAATCGACGGAAAAGTAACATCAATAGGTACAGCAAATATGGATATTAGAAGCTTTGCACATAATTTTGAAATAAACACACTCATTTTTGACTCTAATTTGTCTAAATGGTGTAGCAAAGCCTTTGAAGAAGATATGCAAAAAAGCAAATTAGTAACTAGGGAAACGTACGACAGTAGAGGTTTGGGCGTTAAAATGTTAGAAAGCATAAGCAGGTTAATGTCCCCTCTTTTATAA